The following are from one region of the Gehongia tenuis genome:
- the wecB gene encoding non-hydrolyzing UDP-N-acetylglucosamine 2-epimerase, with amino-acid sequence MSKLKVMTIVGTRPEIIRLAAVIKKCDKYFDHVLVHTGQNYDYELNEIFFNELGLRAPDYYLNAVGKDLGETIGNIIAKSYNVISTVMPDALLILGDTNSCLSAIAAKRLHIPIFHMEAGNRCFDECLPEETNRRIVDHIADVNLCYSEHARRYLNFEGTARERTYVTGSPMAEVLSGNLKQILSSNVLERLSLQKDNYILLSAHREENIDTEANFFNLMNSVNALAEKYEMPVIYSTHPRSAKYIEKRQFVFHPNVRQLKPFGFNDYNHLQMNAFCVVSDSGTLPEESSYFQSIGNPFPAVCIRTSTERPEALDKGNFILAGITTPQVLQAVETAVEMNKNGDLGMDVPNYTDENVSNKVIKLIQSYTGIVNKMVWRK; translated from the coding sequence ATGAGTAAGTTGAAGGTTATGACGATTGTTGGGACCCGTCCTGAAATTATTCGTTTAGCTGCAGTTATAAAGAAGTGTGATAAATATTTTGATCACGTTCTTGTACATACGGGACAAAACTATGATTATGAACTTAACGAGATTTTTTTCAATGAGTTGGGGTTGCGGGCTCCGGATTATTATTTAAATGCTGTAGGTAAGGATCTAGGAGAGACCATTGGCAATATCATTGCAAAATCCTATAACGTAATTTCAACAGTGATGCCTGATGCGCTGCTGATCCTGGGAGATACCAATTCCTGCCTGTCGGCAATCGCAGCAAAACGTCTGCATATTCCAATATTTCATATGGAGGCGGGGAATAGATGCTTTGATGAATGTCTGCCGGAAGAGACAAATCGAAGAATTGTAGATCATATCGCTGATGTTAATTTGTGTTATAGCGAGCATGCACGACGGTATTTAAACTTTGAAGGGACGGCAAGAGAGCGAACCTATGTTACGGGATCGCCCATGGCCGAAGTCCTGAGCGGCAATTTAAAACAAATACTTTCAAGCAATGTTCTGGAGAGGTTGTCTCTACAAAAAGACAATTATATTCTGCTTTCTGCCCATAGAGAGGAAAATATTGACACGGAAGCAAACTTTTTTAACCTTATGAATTCGGTAAATGCACTGGCGGAAAAATATGAGATGCCGGTTATTTACTCTACTCATCCACGCAGTGCCAAGTATATCGAGAAGCGGCAGTTTGTTTTTCATCCCAATGTTAGACAACTGAAGCCTTTCGGCTTTAATGATTATAATCATCTGCAGATGAATGCTTTTTGTGTGGTGAGTGATAGTGGAACGCTGCCGGAAGAAAGCAGCTATTTTCAGTCCATAGGCAATCCATTTCCTGCCGTGTGTATACGTACCAGTACAGAGCGTCCAGAGGCCTTGGATAAAGGGAATTTCATTTTAGCGGGCATTACCACGCCCCAAGTTTTACAGGCGGTTGAAACGGCGGTTGAGATGAATAAAAATGGGGATTTGGGTATGGATGTGCCAAACTATACGGATGAAAATGTCTCCAACAAGGTTATAAAGCTTATTCAGAGCTATACCGGTATTGTGAATAAAATGGTTTGGAGGAAATAA
- a CDS encoding capsular polysaccharide biosynthesis protein CapF, protein MKILVTGAKGFIGRNLIAQLKNRGYKDILLYDIDSEDGLLDEYAASCEFVFHLAGINRPKEQKEFMEGNFGFTATLLEALKRNQSHAPVLVTSSIQADLDNPYGQSKRAGENLIFDYGKETGNLTYVYRLPNVFGKWCRPNYNSVVATFCNNIAHDLPIVVHDPEVILNLVYIDDVVTELICALEGNAKQENQFCIVEPVHRVKLGEIADLLYSFKESRKNLEAPNMGSPFIKKLYSTYLSYLSEEDFAYPLTIHADQRGSFTEFIRTNSCGQFSINISHPGITKGNHWHNTKNEKFLVISGQGVIRFRKIDEQRIIEYNVSGDKMQVVDIPVGYTHSITNTGNSDMVTVMWANECFDPEHPDTYFLEVTPK, encoded by the coding sequence ATGAAAATTTTGGTGACGGGTGCAAAAGGTTTTATTGGCAGAAATCTGATTGCCCAGCTTAAAAATAGAGGTTATAAGGATATTTTGCTCTACGATATTGATTCAGAAGATGGATTGTTGGATGAGTATGCGGCATCTTGTGAATTTGTATTTCATTTAGCCGGTATAAACCGTCCCAAAGAACAAAAAGAATTTATGGAGGGCAATTTCGGTTTTACTGCAACTCTATTGGAAGCATTGAAACGAAACCAAAGCCACGCGCCCGTGCTGGTAACTTCATCGATTCAGGCCGACCTAGACAATCCCTATGGCCAAAGTAAGCGAGCGGGAGAGAACCTAATTTTTGATTATGGAAAAGAAACGGGCAATCTGACCTATGTCTATCGTCTCCCCAACGTTTTTGGAAAATGGTGCCGTCCCAATTATAATAGTGTTGTTGCAACCTTTTGCAATAATATAGCACATGATTTGCCCATTGTTGTTCATGATCCTGAGGTCATTCTGAATTTGGTTTATATTGATGATGTTGTGACAGAATTGATTTGTGCTCTGGAGGGGAATGCAAAGCAAGAAAATCAATTCTGTATAGTGGAGCCTGTACATAGGGTAAAATTGGGTGAAATCGCTGATCTGCTGTATTCATTTAAAGAGAGCCGTAAAAACTTAGAGGCACCGAATATGGGGTCCCCTTTTATCAAAAAGCTCTATAGTACCTACTTAAGCTACTTAAGTGAGGAGGATTTCGCCTATCCCCTGACGATACATGCGGATCAACGCGGCTCTTTTACCGAATTTATTCGTACAAATAGCTGCGGACAATTCTCGATAAATATCTCTCATCCCGGTATAACGAAGGGAAATCACTGGCATAACACTAAAAATGAAAAATTTTTAGTCATTAGCGGACAAGGAGTTATTCGTTTTAGAAAGATAGACGAACAGCGCATCATTGAATATAATGTTTCAGGGGATAAAATGCAGGTGGTGGATATCCCTGTTGGTTATACCCACAGCATTACCAATACAGGCAACTCGGATATGGTTACGGTTATGTGGGCAAATGAATGCTTTGATCCGGAACATCCGGATACCTATTTTTTGGAGGTTACACCTAAATGA
- a CDS encoding polysaccharide biosynthesis protein, with protein MFQNKTLLITGGTGSFGNAVLRGFLDTDIGEIRIFSRDEKKQDDMRKLYKNDKIKFFLGDVRDIASVKNAMYGVDYIFHASALKQVPSCEFFPLEAVKTNVLGTDNVLTAAIDCGVKRIVCLSTDKAAYPINAMGISKAMMEKVITAKARTVPAEHTTITCTRYGNVMCSRGSVIPLFIDQIKEGRPLTVTDPNMTRFLMSLDEAVQLVVFAFEHADPGDLFIQKAPACTIHDLAQAVNELFGGTSEVRIIGTRHGEKLYETLMTTEEKIKSVDEGNYYRIPVDRRDLNYDKYFVEGNPEVESIEPYTSHNTKRLNVEEVKEKLMTLEYVSNEVKAWRSR; from the coding sequence ATTTTTCAAAACAAAACTTTATTGATTACCGGTGGTACGGGTAGCTTTGGAAATGCTGTATTAAGAGGATTTTTAGATACAGATATTGGTGAGATTCGTATCTTTTCACGGGATGAAAAGAAGCAGGACGATATGCGTAAACTCTACAAGAATGATAAAATAAAATTTTTCTTAGGAGACGTACGGGATATAGCCAGCGTAAAAAACGCTATGTATGGTGTTGATTATATCTTCCATGCATCGGCTTTAAAACAAGTGCCTTCCTGCGAATTTTTCCCGTTGGAAGCTGTAAAAACTAATGTTTTGGGAACTGACAATGTGCTGACGGCTGCCATTGACTGTGGAGTAAAACGGATTGTCTGCCTTTCCACAGACAAGGCTGCTTATCCTATCAATGCAATGGGGATCTCCAAAGCGATGATGGAAAAAGTAATAACAGCCAAAGCCCGCACTGTACCAGCCGAACATACTACGATAACCTGCACACGCTATGGAAATGTTATGTGTTCCAGGGGCAGCGTTATACCATTGTTTATTGATCAGATCAAGGAGGGCCGCCCATTAACTGTGACCGATCCAAATATGACTCGATTTTTGATGAGCCTTGATGAAGCGGTTCAATTAGTGGTATTTGCATTTGAACATGCCGATCCTGGCGATCTTTTTATTCAGAAGGCTCCAGCTTGTACCATTCATGATTTGGCACAAGCTGTCAATGAGTTGTTTGGCGGCACGTCGGAAGTGCGCATTATTGGAACGAGGCATGGAGAGAAGCTGTATGAGACATTAATGACCACGGAAGAAAAAATTAAGAGTGTGGATGAGGGAAATTATTATCGTATTCCTGTTGATCGACGCGACTTAAACTACGATAAATACTTCGTTGAAGGAAATCCTGAAGTTGAGTCTATTGAGCCCTATACCTCACACAATACGAAAAGATTGAATGTGGAAGAGGTAAAAGAAAAACTTATGACTTTAGAGTATGTTAGCAACGAAGTGAAAGCGTGGAGAAGCAGATGA
- a CDS encoding glycosyltransferase family 4 protein — protein sequence MKIQIISQNYYPDNFRINDIASELVRKGNSVRVLTGLPDYTTNHIPKEYHWGRRRHEKIADVQICRLPTIARRTGIFFRMLNYGSFIISSFLHAEFGKKPDADAIFVFQTSPIFQAIPGVVWKRRTNKPLILYCLDIWPESMKAWGVGESNPVYHLVKKISRWIYRSCDYIAITSKPFRQYLVEVCDVNEDRIVYLPQYAEDLYADITGKYEDNGVIDFLFAGNIGLVQNVDCIIKAVAKMDTREKFCVHIVGDGSELDNCRNLAKSLGVENNIVFHGRHPLEEMAEFYRMADCFLLTLRGGDYIGMTLPGKAQSYLSAGKPIVGAVNGAAQEMIVEAKCGKAVAADDAMGLAQVMTQVIDSFTSYQEMGLNGRNYYEEHFRREQFFESLLNLLKSE from the coding sequence ATGAAGATACAAATTATTTCGCAGAATTATTATCCGGATAATTTTAGAATTAATGATATTGCCAGTGAACTTGTTCGCAAAGGTAATTCTGTTCGAGTACTGACTGGCTTGCCCGATTATACAACAAACCATATCCCGAAGGAGTATCATTGGGGCAGACGACGTCATGAAAAAATAGCTGATGTTCAAATTTGCCGATTGCCTACAATTGCACGGAGAACTGGCATCTTTTTCCGTATGTTAAATTATGGATCGTTTATTATTAGCTCTTTTTTGCATGCAGAATTTGGGAAAAAGCCTGACGCGGATGCAATTTTTGTATTCCAAACGTCTCCCATATTTCAGGCCATACCTGGGGTTGTCTGGAAACGCAGAACAAACAAACCGTTAATTCTATATTGTTTGGACATTTGGCCGGAATCAATGAAGGCTTGGGGAGTTGGTGAATCCAATCCGGTATATCATTTGGTCAAGAAAATAAGTCGCTGGATCTATCGATCCTGTGATTATATTGCGATTACTTCTAAACCTTTTCGACAGTATTTAGTAGAAGTCTGTGACGTTAATGAAGACAGAATTGTATATTTGCCACAGTATGCGGAAGATTTGTACGCTGACATTACCGGCAAATATGAAGACAATGGTGTGATTGACTTCTTATTCGCAGGAAATATTGGTTTGGTTCAAAATGTTGACTGCATAATAAAAGCGGTTGCCAAGATGGATACACGGGAGAAATTTTGCGTACATATTGTGGGCGATGGATCGGAGCTGGATAACTGTAGAAACCTTGCAAAATCGCTGGGTGTTGAAAACAATATAGTTTTTCACGGCAGACACCCTCTCGAAGAAATGGCAGAATTTTATCGGATGGCGGATTGCTTTTTGTTAACCCTGCGGGGTGGAGATTATATTGGAATGACACTGCCTGGTAAAGCTCAGAGTTATTTGTCAGCGGGTAAGCCGATCGTCGGGGCCGTTAATGGGGCCGCTCAAGAGATGATTGTTGAAGCAAAGTGCGGTAAAGCTGTTGCGGCTGATGATGCGATGGGTCTGGCACAGGTTATGACACAGGTAATTGATTCTTTTACATCCTATCAAGAAATGGGTCTGAATGGAAGAAATTATTATGAAGAACACTTTAGACGGGAACAGTTTTTTGAATCACTACTAAATTTATTGAAAAGCGAGTGA
- a CDS encoding SufB/SufD family protein, which produces MNKITETLLGLVSDWSGVFDGAFNIREDGGCAGRQSSEHIKIENKTDGPGLVIHVLPEAQGETVYIPACVTHGNIDDLVYNDFYIADGADVTIVAGCGVHTDNEEEARHNGIHRFYVGKGAHVLYKEKHIGTGKGTGLKKIDPVTRIELEEGAVMEMDTTQIRGVDSTVRKTGALLAARSKLIIHERLMTGGSETAKTDFEVALQGEDAGVDLISRSVARDESHQEYRSIIRGNNRCTGHSECDAILVGHGTVSATPELYAGHIDAALIHEAAIGKIAGEQILKLKTLGLTEEEAEEKIIEGFLKG; this is translated from the coding sequence GTGAATAAGATCACTGAAACTCTGCTGGGTTTGGTTTCCGATTGGTCGGGCGTTTTTGATGGCGCGTTCAATATCCGGGAGGATGGCGGATGCGCGGGGCGGCAGTCTTCCGAGCATATCAAGATTGAAAACAAGACCGATGGACCGGGGCTGGTTATCCATGTGCTTCCGGAGGCGCAGGGTGAGACGGTATATATCCCGGCCTGCGTCACCCATGGCAACATTGACGATCTGGTATATAACGACTTTTACATTGCCGATGGCGCGGATGTGACCATTGTGGCGGGATGCGGCGTGCACACGGACAACGAGGAGGAGGCGCGGCATAACGGCATTCATCGCTTTTACGTGGGCAAGGGCGCCCATGTGCTGTACAAGGAAAAGCATATCGGCACCGGCAAGGGGACGGGCCTCAAGAAAATCGATCCCGTAACCCGAATTGAGCTGGAAGAGGGCGCCGTGATGGAGATGGACACAACGCAGATCCGCGGTGTGGACAGCACCGTCCGAAAAACGGGGGCGCTGCTGGCGGCGCGTTCCAAACTGATCATCCATGAGAGGCTCATGACCGGAGGCAGTGAGACGGCTAAAACCGATTTTGAGGTAGCTTTGCAGGGTGAAGACGCGGGGGTGGACCTCATCTCCCGTTCGGTGGCTCGGGATGAATCCCATCAGGAGTATCGTTCGATTATTCGTGGGAATAACCGATGCACAGGGCATTCGGAGTGTGATGCAATCCTGGTCGGCCATGGTACGGTCAGTGCGACCCCCGAGCTTTACGCCGGGCACATCGATGCCGCCCTCATTCATGAAGCGGCCATCGGCAAAATCGCCGGCGAACAGATTCTGAAGCTGAAGACCTTGGGACTCACCGAGGAAGAGGCGGAAGAGAAGATTATCGAAGGCTTTTTAAAAGGTTAA
- a CDS encoding ATP-binding cassette domain-containing protein, which yields MLTMSHINWTLPTGETILKNVDLTAPMGKLTVVTGPNGGGKTSLAKLAAGLEKPTSGRILLAGEDITDLDITQRAQKGIAYAFQQPVRFKGLTVRDLLELAAGGTLEEPRLCEILGQVGLCARDYMDREVSASLSGGEIKRIEIASVLARQGIRVAIFDEPEAGIDLWSFSGLIDVFQEMKGQTSEALLIISHQERILEIADKIVVIADGEVRMDGPRDRVLPELLEGEVASQCPRKEVFCRE from the coding sequence ATGTTAACCATGAGCCATATCAACTGGACGCTGCCAACGGGAGAGACCATCTTAAAGAACGTGGATTTGACGGCGCCCATGGGCAAATTGACTGTGGTGACCGGTCCCAACGGCGGGGGCAAGACCTCCCTTGCCAAATTGGCTGCGGGTCTGGAAAAGCCCACGTCCGGACGGATTTTGTTGGCCGGTGAGGACATTACGGACCTTGATATCACGCAGCGGGCGCAAAAGGGCATCGCCTATGCTTTTCAGCAGCCCGTTCGGTTTAAGGGACTCACGGTTCGGGATCTTTTGGAGCTTGCCGCAGGCGGCACGCTGGAGGAGCCGAGGCTTTGTGAGATTTTGGGACAAGTCGGACTCTGCGCCCGGGATTATATGGACCGTGAGGTGAGCGCCAGCCTGTCCGGCGGTGAAATCAAGCGCATTGAGATTGCTTCGGTGCTGGCCCGGCAGGGTATCCGGGTGGCCATTTTTGACGAGCCGGAGGCGGGCATCGATCTATGGAGCTTCTCCGGGCTCATTGATGTATTCCAGGAGATGAAGGGCCAGACCTCGGAAGCGCTGCTCATCATTTCTCACCAGGAGAGAATTTTGGAGATCGCGGATAAAATCGTGGTCATTGCCGATGGAGAGGTGCGGATGGATGGGCCCAGGGATCGGGTGCTGCCCGAGCTGCTGGAGGGCGAAGTGGCATCCCAATGCCCCAGGAAGGAGGTATTCTGCCGTGAATAA
- a CDS encoding diaminopimelate dehydrogenase translates to MPIKVLIVGYGNVGRMALQALRQAKDMELAGLASGSLSQTDKPPAELEGVSIKAAPEDFKGEADVAILCVPSRSVPEFAKRCLALGMNTVDSFDIHTDILDTKKRLDAAAKAAGRTAVLSAGWDPGSDSVVRALMMAMLPRGLSYTNFGPGMSMGHTVAVKAIEGVKNALSMTMPQGDGIHKRMVYVELEPGASLEDVAARIKADPYFVHDETHVIEVEDVAEVQDVGHGVHLVRQGSSGATHNQYVEFNMRINNPALTSQIMISCARACLRQEPGCYTMIEIPPVDYLPGDRDGWVKKLV, encoded by the coding sequence ATGCCGATTAAAGTACTTATCGTGGGCTATGGCAACGTGGGCAGGATGGCGCTGCAGGCCCTGAGACAAGCAAAGGATATGGAATTGGCGGGGCTTGCCAGCGGGAGTCTTTCTCAAACGGACAAGCCGCCGGCAGAGCTTGAGGGTGTTTCCATCAAAGCCGCGCCGGAGGATTTTAAGGGCGAAGCGGATGTAGCGATTCTCTGCGTGCCTTCAAGAAGCGTACCGGAGTTTGCCAAACGCTGCCTGGCGCTGGGCATGAATACGGTGGACAGTTTTGATATCCATACGGATATTCTTGATACGAAAAAGAGGCTGGATGCGGCGGCGAAGGCGGCCGGCAGGACTGCGGTGCTTTCCGCCGGTTGGGATCCGGGAAGCGATTCGGTGGTGCGCGCACTGATGATGGCCATGCTGCCAAGAGGCCTTAGCTACACCAATTTCGGGCCCGGCATGAGTATGGGTCACACCGTGGCGGTAAAAGCTATTGAAGGCGTTAAAAATGCGCTGTCCATGACCATGCCCCAGGGGGACGGCATCCATAAGCGCATGGTGTACGTGGAACTGGAGCCGGGAGCGTCTTTGGAGGATGTGGCCGCCAGGATCAAAGCCGATCCCTATTTTGTCCATGATGAAACCCATGTGATCGAGGTGGAGGATGTGGCCGAGGTTCAGGATGTGGGCCATGGAGTGCATCTGGTCCGGCAGGGTTCCAGCGGTGCCACCCATAACCAATATGTGGAATTCAATATGCGTATCAATAATCCGGCGCTGACCTCTCAGATCATGATTTCCTGCGCCAGGGCTTGTTTGCGCCAGGAACCGGGATGCTATACCATGATCGAAATTCCTCCTGTGGATTATCTGCCCGGAGATCGGGATGGATGGGTGAAAAAGCTGGTATAA
- a CDS encoding helix-turn-helix domain-containing protein: protein MPDQILQIATRIKDLREIEDVSVETLAQEFNIDPETYRQYESGQIDIPISFLIQVAQRFKVEFTTLMTGDEPKLHIYNVCRAGKGVRVERRKAYDYKNLAYHMIRKKCEPFFVTVDPNKVKAFSLDSHPGQEFDYVLEGTMKIRIHNKELVLNAGDSIYFDSSYKHGMMAVGDKMVKFLAIVL from the coding sequence ATGCCTGATCAGATCTTACAGATTGCCACCCGAATCAAGGATTTGCGGGAGATTGAGGATGTTTCCGTCGAGACGTTGGCCCAGGAATTCAATATCGATCCGGAAACTTACCGCCAATACGAAAGCGGTCAGATTGATATCCCCATCAGCTTCCTGATTCAGGTTGCCCAGCGCTTCAAGGTTGAATTCACCACCCTGATGACCGGTGACGAGCCTAAACTTCACATTTACAACGTATGCCGCGCTGGCAAGGGTGTACGGGTGGAGCGGCGCAAGGCTTACGACTACAAGAATCTCGCCTACCATATGATCCGCAAAAAATGCGAGCCCTTCTTCGTAACCGTCGATCCAAACAAGGTCAAGGCCTTTAGCTTGGACAGCCATCCTGGTCAGGAATTCGATTATGTGCTGGAAGGCACCATGAAAATCAGGATCCACAACAAGGAGTTGGTCTTGAACGCCGGTGACTCCATCTATTTTGATTCTTCCTACAAGCATGGAATGATGGCTGTTGGCGATAAGATGGTTAAATTCCTCGCCATCGTCCTGTAA
- a CDS encoding AMP-binding protein, with protein sequence MQLIDRYVNRTDFKDYDDFYNNYRLNVPERFNFAYDIVDEYARIEPDKMAMVWCNPEGEEHAFTFADMKRMSDKAANFFLSLGIKKGDIVMTLLKRRYEFWFIILALHKIGAVIIPATHQLTKKDLVYRFQASSAKAVVSVNEDYIVGEVEKAVPESPTLQHKILVNGEREGWLDFASNVEKASDNLAIPEAELPCNEDMMLIYFTSGTSGFPKMAAHNYLYPFGHIITAKFWQQVEENCLHLTVADTGWAKCAWGKIYGQWMCGACQFVYDFDKFDPKDMCEIIQKYKLASFCAPPTIYRFLIKEDLSKYDFSSLRHAAVAGEPLNPEVFEQFKRVTGLTIYEGFGQTEESVMLATFPYFEPRPGSMGRPSPGFDVDLVGDDLQPVDIGEEGQIVVRTDKHKPEGLFMGYYRDEEKTKAAWHDGMYFTGDMAWRDEDGFFWFVGRADDVIKSSGYRIGPFEVESALMEHPAVLECAITGAPHPVRGQVVKATVVLARGYAPSDELKRELQEHVKHATAPYKYPRIVEFVEELPKTISGKIRRVQLRHESQHGRPQ encoded by the coding sequence ATGCAGCTTATCGATCGATACGTGAATCGAACGGATTTTAAAGACTACGATGACTTTTATAACAACTATCGTCTGAACGTGCCCGAGCGCTTCAATTTTGCCTACGATATCGTGGACGAGTATGCCCGGATCGAGCCGGACAAGATGGCTATGGTCTGGTGCAACCCAGAGGGCGAAGAACACGCCTTCACCTTTGCTGATATGAAGCGGATGAGCGATAAGGCGGCGAACTTCTTTTTGAGCCTTGGCATCAAAAAGGGCGATATCGTCATGACGCTGCTCAAGCGCCGGTACGAATTTTGGTTCATCATTCTGGCGCTGCACAAGATCGGTGCCGTGATTATTCCCGCCACGCACCAGCTGACCAAGAAGGACCTGGTCTACCGTTTTCAGGCCTCCTCGGCTAAAGCGGTTGTGTCGGTCAATGAGGATTACATCGTGGGCGAGGTGGAAAAAGCCGTTCCCGAATCCCCCACCCTGCAGCATAAAATTTTGGTGAACGGGGAGCGGGAGGGCTGGCTGGATTTTGCCAGCAATGTGGAAAAGGCGAGCGACAACCTTGCCATCCCGGAAGCGGAACTGCCCTGCAACGAGGACATGATGCTCATTTATTTCACGTCCGGCACCTCCGGTTTTCCCAAAATGGCCGCCCACAACTATCTCTACCCCTTCGGCCACATCATCACCGCCAAGTTCTGGCAGCAGGTTGAAGAAAACTGCCTGCACCTGACGGTGGCGGACACCGGCTGGGCCAAATGCGCCTGGGGCAAGATCTACGGTCAGTGGATGTGCGGCGCCTGCCAGTTCGTCTACGATTTTGATAAGTTCGATCCGAAGGATATGTGCGAAATCATTCAAAAGTACAAGCTCGCCTCCTTTTGTGCGCCGCCCACCATCTACCGCTTCCTTATCAAGGAGGATCTGTCAAAGTACGATTTTTCCAGCCTGCGGCATGCGGCGGTGGCCGGCGAGCCCCTCAACCCCGAAGTTTTTGAGCAGTTCAAGCGGGTGACCGGACTGACCATCTATGAAGGTTTCGGACAGACCGAGGAGTCGGTCATGCTCGCCACCTTCCCCTATTTTGAGCCCCGTCCAGGCTCCATGGGCAGGCCTTCCCCCGGTTTCGATGTGGATCTGGTGGGCGACGACCTGCAGCCGGTGGATATCGGTGAAGAGGGCCAGATTGTGGTGCGCACCGATAAACATAAGCCCGAAGGCCTTTTTATGGGTTATTACCGGGACGAGGAGAAAACGAAGGCCGCATGGCACGACGGCATGTATTTCACCGGGGATATGGCCTGGCGGGATGAGGATGGATTCTTCTGGTTTGTGGGCCGGGCGGACGACGTGATCAAAAGCTCCGGCTACCGGATCGGCCCCTTTGAAGTGGAAAGCGCGCTCATGGAACATCCGGCCGTGCTGGAATGCGCCATCACCGGCGCCCCCCATCCGGTGCGGGGCCAGGTGGTCAAAGCCACTGTGGTGCTCGCTCGGGGCTATGCGCCCAGCGATGAGCTCAAACGGGAGCTGCAGGAGCATGTGAAGC